The following proteins are co-located in the Vigna angularis cultivar LongXiaoDou No.4 chromosome 2, ASM1680809v1, whole genome shotgun sequence genome:
- the LOC108329178 gene encoding protein-tyrosine-phosphatase MKP1 isoform X2, whose protein sequence is MVGNDDAGHLSASRKMFWRSASWSSSRTAAGNASSGEAGKGFADSGSAEGPHRENRRFPPPPLTPRSQQNCKARSCLPPLQPLSIARRSLDEWPKAGSDDIGEWPQPPTTPGGRGNGSNGERLKLDLSSIQHSNPDHSRSNNGGLVKRDKIAFFDKECSKVADHVYLGGDAVARDRDILKHNGITHVLNCVGFVCPEYFKADFVYRTLWLQDSPSEDITSILYDVFDYFEDVREQGGRVFVHCCQGVSRSTSLVIAYLMWREGQSFDDAFQFVKAARGIADPNMGFACQLLQCQKRVHAFPLSPSSLLRIYRIAPHSPYDPLHLVPKMLMDPSSAALDSRGAFIVHIPSAIYVWIGKNCEAIMERDARGAVGQIVRYEKVQGPIVMIKEGEEPAYFWDAFSNFLPLMDKSGNRVEDGNLTSKVSPGERRVEAYDVDYEVFKKAITGGFVPPFASSENEHETHLPARESSWSALRRKVASANMKEFVSTPRLSFPRVYSDSMLCIHTSANLSPSSSLSSSSSSISSSSSPSYVSPDSISSDSSTHSKFLSEVSPDSSSVVFTPIPVSSSLSSFSNLSISSNSTSKAVSNSTDILGVKLSHPWSQSASLPLKKPSTSLAERRGSLSKSLKLPLKNDKKQVMDEPPTFHNSQEYDIIVNGNVSYLQQSDSKDYFCESNKHAKEGVLNSFQKCELALSPSIVDRTHLKESSLVRNSVEPLIDSSSVEDAVLGQSAALKGANESGLAQFNVAQTSYALTRREHAIYLGREVFQL, encoded by the exons ATGGTGGGGAACGACGACGCGGGTCACCTCTCCGCCTCCCGGAAAATGTTCTGGCGGTCGGCGTCGTGGTCATCTTCCCGTACCGCCGCCGGGAACGCCTCTTCCGGCGAGGCGGGTAAGGGTTTCGCGGATTCTGGCAGCGCAGAAGGTCCTCACAGAGAGAACCGGCGGTTCCCTCCGCCGCCACTCACGCCTCGGTCGCAGCAGAATTGTAAGGCGCGGTCTTGCTTGCCGCCGCTGCAGCCGCTGTCTATCGCTCGGCGGAGTCTTGATGAGTGGCCGAAGGCGGGCTCCGACGACATCGGCGAGTGGCCGCAGCCGCCCACCACCCCGGGAGGGAGAGGTAATGGTAGCAATGGTGAAAGGTTGAAACTTGATTTGTCTTCCATTCAGCATAGCAACCCTGATCATAGTAGGAGTAACAATGGTGGGCTTGTGAAGAGGGATAAGATTGCATTTTTTGACAAGGAGTGTTCAAAAGTTGCTGATCATGTGTACCTTGGTGGTGATGCTGTTGCTAGGGATAGGGACATTTTGAAGCATAATGGTATCACTCATGTGTTGAATTGTGTGGGGTTTGTGTGTCCTGAGTACTTTAAGGCTGATTTTGTGTATAGGACTTTGTGGCTGCAGGATAGTCCCTCCGAGGACATTACTAGTATCTTGTATGATGTGTTTGACTACTTTGAGGATGTTAGGGAACAAGGTGGGAGGGTGTTTGTGCACTGTTGTCAAGGGGTGTCTCGGTCTACATCTCTGGTGATTGCTTACCTTATGTGGAGGGAGGGAcaaagttttgatgatgcttTTCAGTTTGTGAAGGCTGCAAGAGGGATTGCTGATCCGAATATGGGGTTCGCTTGCCAGTTGTTGCAGTGTCAGAAAAGGGTCCACGCGTTCCCTCTTAGTCCTAGCTCTTTGCTGAGGATTTACAGGATTGCTCCACACTCCCCGTATGATCCTTTACATCTTGTTCCCAAAATGTTGATGGATCCTTCGTCAGCTGCATTGGACTCCAGAGGCGCGTTTATTGTGCACATTCCTTCGGCAATATATGTTTGGATTGGTAAGAACTGTGAGGCCATCATGGAGAGGGACGCCAGAGGGGCTGTTGGCCAGATTGTTCGGTATGAGAAGGTGCAAGGGCCAATTGTGATGATTAAGGAAGGCGAGGAACCGGCTTACTTCTGGGATGCTTTTTCGAATTTTCTGCCTTTGATGGACAAATCTGGCAATAGAGTAGAAGATGGAAACTTAACTAGTAAAGTTTCTCCTGGTGAGAGGAGAGTGGAAGcatatgatgttgattatgaAGTTTTCAAAAAAGCAATCACAGGAGGATTTGTGCCTCCCTTTGCGTCATCGGAGAATGAACATGAAACCCATCTGCCTGCAAGAGAGAGTAGTTGGAGTGCTTTAAGGCGTAAAGTTGCCTCTGCTAATATGAAGGAGTTTGTTTCCACCCCTAGGTTATCCTTTCCCAGGGTTTATTCAGATTCCATGTTGTGTATTCATACATCAGCAAACTTGTCTCCATCCTCATCCCTTTCATCATCGTCATCGTCTATATCATCATCCTCTTCACCGTCTTATGTTTCTCCAGATTCCATTTCTTCTGATTCTAGCACTCATTCTAAGTTTTTGTCTGAAGTATCCCCAGATTCTTCCTCTGTGGTTTTTACTCCTATCCCCGTATCTTCTTCTTTGTCTAGTTTTTCTAATTTGTCAATCTCTTCAAATTCTACTTCTAAAGCAGTTTCTAACAGTACAGATATCCTTGGTGTCAAGTTATCACATCCCTGGTCTCAGTCAGCCTCTTTACCATTGAAGAAACCATCAACTTCCCTTGCTGAACGCAGAGGTAGTCTGTCAAAATCTTTGAAGTTGCCACTGAAGAATGATAAGAAACAAGTAATGGATGAGCCACCTACCTTTCATAACAGTCAAGAATATGACATTATTGTTAATGGCAATGTTAGCTATTTGCAACAATCAGACAGTAAAGATTATTTTTGTGAGTCTAACAAGCATGCCAAGGAGGGAGTGCTGAATTCATTTCAAAAGTGTGAGCTAGCACTATCTCCAAGCATTGTTGACCGCACGCACCTCAAGGAATCATCACTTGTTCGAAACTCTGTTGAGCCTTTGATAGATAGTTCCTCAGTAGAAGACGCAGTGCTTGGTCAGTCTGCAGCATTGAAGGGAGCCAATGAGAGTGGCTTGGCGCAGTTTAATGTCGCACAGACTTCG TATGCACTTACACGCAGGGAACATGCTATATATTTGGGTAGGGAAGTCTTTCAATTGTGA
- the LOC108329235 gene encoding beta-hexosaminidase 1, with protein sequence MFVSSSSSSPLLILFFISFAVSVSSVSVRRGTPLDITSEQSDETPTYLWPLPAEYTSGNEALDVDPALKLTVAGNGGGSVVLRAGFDRYRGIVFKHTGLGLGFSFIRKLRERLVSSVSAYDVDTLNITVHSENEELQFGVDESYTLLVPKAKDSSQVTIEANTVYGALRGLETFSQLCSFDYTTKKVKIYKAPWSIQDKPRFAYRGLLLDTSRHYLPIIVIKQIIESMSYAKLNVLHWHIIDEESFPLEVPTYPDLWKGSYTRWERYTVEDAYEIVNFAKMRGINVMAEVDVPGHAESWGAGYPDLWPSPSCREPLDVSKNFTFDVISGILTDIRTIFPFELFHLGGDEVNTDCWRSTPHIKEWLQNHNMTARDAYQYFVLKAQEIAVSKNWSPVNWEETFNTFPSKLHPKTIVHNWLGPGVCPKVVAKGFRCIYSNQGVWYLDHLDVPWDEVYTAEPLEGIQKASEQELVIGGEVCMWAETVDTSDVQQTIWPRAAAAAERLWSQRDSSSKNVTITALPRLQNFRCLLNKRGVPAAPVKNFYARRAPVGPGSCYEQ encoded by the exons AtgtttgtttcttcttcttcttcttctcctcttctcattcttttcttcatttCCTTCGCTGTTTCAGTCAGCTCAGTTTCTGTACGGCGAGGGACCCCACTTGACATTACTTCGGAGCAATCCGATGAAACCCCCACTTACCTATGGCCACTTCCGGCAGAGTACACTTCCGGCAACGAGGCTCTTGATGTTGATCCTGCACTCAAGCTCACCGTCGCCGGAAACGGTGGCGGCTCCGTCGTTCTGAGAGCGGGGTTTGATCGGTACAGAGGGATCGTATTCAAGCACACTGGATTGGGATTGGGGTTTAGTTTTATAAGAAAGCTGAGGGAGCGGTTGGTGTCGTCTGTTTCGGCATACGATGTTGACACATTGAACATCACTGTCCATTCAGAAAACGAGGAG CTTCAATTTGGAGTGGATGAAAGCTATACCCTGCTGGTTCCCAAAGCCAAGGACTCTTCCCAAGTTACAATTGAG GCAAATACTGTTTATGGTGCATTGCGGGGATTAGAG ACATTCAGCCAGTTGTGTTCTTTCGATTATACaactaaaaaagtaaaaatatacaAGGCACCTTGGTCCATCCAAGATAAACCTAGATTTGCATATCGTGGGCTTTTGTTGG ATACATCAAGGCACTATTTACCAATTATTGTAATTAAGCAGATTATTGAATCTATGTCCTATGCTAAACTT AATGTTCTACATTGGCACATCATAGATGAGGAGTCATTTCCGCTGGAGGTACCTACATATCCAGACTTGTGGAAAGGTTCATATACTCGGTGGGAACGTTACACAGTTGAAGATGCATATGAAATTGTCAA CTTCGCCAAAATGAGAG GTATAAATGTGATGGCGGAAGTGGATGTCCCTGGTCATGCAGAATCATG GGGTGCAGGATATCCTGATCTTTGGCCATCACCTAGCTGTAGGGAGCCACTTGATGTTTCAAAGAACTTTACTTTTGATGTCATTTCTGGTATTCTGACAG ATATTAGAACGATTTTCCCATTTGAGCTATTTCACTTGGGTGGTGATGAAGTTAATACTG ATTGCTGGCGTAGTACCCCTCATATAAAAGAATG GCTTCAGAATCACAACATGACCGCTAGAGATGCCTATCAATATTTTGTACTGAAGGCTCAAGAGATTGCCGTTTCAAAAAATTGGAGTCCAGTGAATTg GGAGGAAACCTTCAATACGTTTCCATCAAAGCTCCATCCAAAAACCATTGTGCACAACTG GTTGGGCCCTGGTGTTTGTCCAAAGGTTGTTGCAAAAGGTTTCAGGTGCATTTACAGTAACCAGGGTGTCTGGTATCTTGACCATCTGGATGTACCTTGGGATGAGGTCTATACTGCTGAGCCACTAGAAGGAATACAAAAAGCTTCTGAACAAGAGCTTGTAATTGGAGGAGAAGTTTGCATGTGGGCTGAGACAGTCGATACATCCGATGTTCAGCAAACAATATGGCCTCGAGCTGCTGCAGCTGCAG AACGCTTATGGAGTCAGAGAGATTCTTCCTCAAAAAATGTTACCATAACTGCATTGCCTCGGTTGCAAAACTTCAGATGTCTGTTGAATAAACGAGGGGTTCCAGCTGCTCCTGTGAAGAATTTTTATGCTAGAAGGGCACCTGTGGGTCCAGGGTCATGTTATGAGCAATAA
- the LOC108329178 gene encoding protein-tyrosine-phosphatase MKP1 isoform X1: MVGNDDAGHLSASRKMFWRSASWSSSRTAAGNASSGEAGKGFADSGSAEGPHRENRRFPPPPLTPRSQQNCKARSCLPPLQPLSIARRSLDEWPKAGSDDIGEWPQPPTTPGGRGNGSNGERLKLDLSSIQHSNPDHSRSNNGGLVKRDKIAFFDKECSKVADHVYLGGDAVARDRDILKHNGITHVLNCVGFVCPEYFKADFVYRTLWLQDSPSEDITSILYDVFDYFEDVREQGGRVFVHCCQGVSRSTSLVIAYLMWREGQSFDDAFQFVKAARGIADPNMGFACQLLQCQKRVHAFPLSPSSLLRIYRIAPHSPYDPLHLVPKMLMDPSSAALDSRGAFIVHIPSAIYVWIGKNCEAIMERDARGAVGQIVRYEKVQGPIVMIKEGEEPAYFWDAFSNFLPLMDKSGNRVEDGNLTSKVSPGERRVEAYDVDYEVFKKAITGGFVPPFASSENEHETHLPARESSWSALRRKVASANMKEFVSTPRLSFPRVYSDSMLCIHTSANLSPSSSLSSSSSSISSSSSPSYVSPDSISSDSSTHSKFLSEVSPDSSSVVFTPIPVSSSLSSFSNLSISSNSTSKAVSNSTDILGVKLSHPWSQSASLPLKKPSTSLAERRGSLSKSLKLPLKNDKKQVMDEPPTFHNSQEYDIIVNGNVSYLQQSDSKDYFCESNKHAKEGVLNSFQKCELALSPSIVDRTHLKESSLVRNSVEPLIDSSSVEDAVLGQSAALKGANESGLAQFNVAQTSVYHWPSLEKVETFGTDHLDSKAAFVIFSPSMHLHAGNMLYIWVGKSFNCDASQVHLDVDIQLDCLGAVDWNQIGCDLLDRFSLPKSTAIKIVKENEEPSEFLALLRSL; encoded by the exons ATGGTGGGGAACGACGACGCGGGTCACCTCTCCGCCTCCCGGAAAATGTTCTGGCGGTCGGCGTCGTGGTCATCTTCCCGTACCGCCGCCGGGAACGCCTCTTCCGGCGAGGCGGGTAAGGGTTTCGCGGATTCTGGCAGCGCAGAAGGTCCTCACAGAGAGAACCGGCGGTTCCCTCCGCCGCCACTCACGCCTCGGTCGCAGCAGAATTGTAAGGCGCGGTCTTGCTTGCCGCCGCTGCAGCCGCTGTCTATCGCTCGGCGGAGTCTTGATGAGTGGCCGAAGGCGGGCTCCGACGACATCGGCGAGTGGCCGCAGCCGCCCACCACCCCGGGAGGGAGAGGTAATGGTAGCAATGGTGAAAGGTTGAAACTTGATTTGTCTTCCATTCAGCATAGCAACCCTGATCATAGTAGGAGTAACAATGGTGGGCTTGTGAAGAGGGATAAGATTGCATTTTTTGACAAGGAGTGTTCAAAAGTTGCTGATCATGTGTACCTTGGTGGTGATGCTGTTGCTAGGGATAGGGACATTTTGAAGCATAATGGTATCACTCATGTGTTGAATTGTGTGGGGTTTGTGTGTCCTGAGTACTTTAAGGCTGATTTTGTGTATAGGACTTTGTGGCTGCAGGATAGTCCCTCCGAGGACATTACTAGTATCTTGTATGATGTGTTTGACTACTTTGAGGATGTTAGGGAACAAGGTGGGAGGGTGTTTGTGCACTGTTGTCAAGGGGTGTCTCGGTCTACATCTCTGGTGATTGCTTACCTTATGTGGAGGGAGGGAcaaagttttgatgatgcttTTCAGTTTGTGAAGGCTGCAAGAGGGATTGCTGATCCGAATATGGGGTTCGCTTGCCAGTTGTTGCAGTGTCAGAAAAGGGTCCACGCGTTCCCTCTTAGTCCTAGCTCTTTGCTGAGGATTTACAGGATTGCTCCACACTCCCCGTATGATCCTTTACATCTTGTTCCCAAAATGTTGATGGATCCTTCGTCAGCTGCATTGGACTCCAGAGGCGCGTTTATTGTGCACATTCCTTCGGCAATATATGTTTGGATTGGTAAGAACTGTGAGGCCATCATGGAGAGGGACGCCAGAGGGGCTGTTGGCCAGATTGTTCGGTATGAGAAGGTGCAAGGGCCAATTGTGATGATTAAGGAAGGCGAGGAACCGGCTTACTTCTGGGATGCTTTTTCGAATTTTCTGCCTTTGATGGACAAATCTGGCAATAGAGTAGAAGATGGAAACTTAACTAGTAAAGTTTCTCCTGGTGAGAGGAGAGTGGAAGcatatgatgttgattatgaAGTTTTCAAAAAAGCAATCACAGGAGGATTTGTGCCTCCCTTTGCGTCATCGGAGAATGAACATGAAACCCATCTGCCTGCAAGAGAGAGTAGTTGGAGTGCTTTAAGGCGTAAAGTTGCCTCTGCTAATATGAAGGAGTTTGTTTCCACCCCTAGGTTATCCTTTCCCAGGGTTTATTCAGATTCCATGTTGTGTATTCATACATCAGCAAACTTGTCTCCATCCTCATCCCTTTCATCATCGTCATCGTCTATATCATCATCCTCTTCACCGTCTTATGTTTCTCCAGATTCCATTTCTTCTGATTCTAGCACTCATTCTAAGTTTTTGTCTGAAGTATCCCCAGATTCTTCCTCTGTGGTTTTTACTCCTATCCCCGTATCTTCTTCTTTGTCTAGTTTTTCTAATTTGTCAATCTCTTCAAATTCTACTTCTAAAGCAGTTTCTAACAGTACAGATATCCTTGGTGTCAAGTTATCACATCCCTGGTCTCAGTCAGCCTCTTTACCATTGAAGAAACCATCAACTTCCCTTGCTGAACGCAGAGGTAGTCTGTCAAAATCTTTGAAGTTGCCACTGAAGAATGATAAGAAACAAGTAATGGATGAGCCACCTACCTTTCATAACAGTCAAGAATATGACATTATTGTTAATGGCAATGTTAGCTATTTGCAACAATCAGACAGTAAAGATTATTTTTGTGAGTCTAACAAGCATGCCAAGGAGGGAGTGCTGAATTCATTTCAAAAGTGTGAGCTAGCACTATCTCCAAGCATTGTTGACCGCACGCACCTCAAGGAATCATCACTTGTTCGAAACTCTGTTGAGCCTTTGATAGATAGTTCCTCAGTAGAAGACGCAGTGCTTGGTCAGTCTGCAGCATTGAAGGGAGCCAATGAGAGTGGCTTGGCGCAGTTTAATGTCGCACAGACTTCGGTATATCACTGGCCCAGTTTAGAAAAGGTTGAGACATTTGGTACAGATCATTTGGATTCTAAAGCTGCTTTTGTCATATTCTCTCCCAGTATGCACTTACACGCAGGGAACATGCTATATATTTGGGTAGGGAAGTCTTTCAATTGTGACGCTTCACAGGTTCACTTGGATGTTGATATACAGTTAGATTGTTTAGGAGCTGTTGACTGGAATCAAATTGGATGTGATCTCCTTGATCGGTTTAGTTTGCCGAAGAGTACAGCCATCAAG ATTGTTAAGGAGAATGAGGAACCTTCAGAGTTCCTTGCTTTGCTCAGGTCATTGTAG